A window of the Butyricimonas faecalis genome harbors these coding sequences:
- a CDS encoding MutS N-terminal domain-containing protein: MKKEEIIRRCYGGMKERHGVETIILFHVGDSFEAYFDDAETITRITEVPRFKMTAAGIPAIRISDAALEECRNRLLDAGCKVCVSEVRGVSGRHILKINETNTETGR, from the coding sequence ATGAAAAAGGAAGAGATTATTCGCCGCTGTTACGGCGGCATGAAGGAAAGGCATGGCGTGGAAACCATCATCCTTTTCCATGTCGGAGATTCATTCGAGGCGTATTTTGATGATGCCGAAACGATTACCCGGATCACGGAAGTGCCCCGGTTCAAGATGACGGCGGCGGGTATACCTGCCATCAGGATTTCCGACGCCGCCTTGGAAGAATGTAGAAACCGGTTGCTGGATGCAGGATGCAAGGTATGCGTGTCCGAGGTCCGGGGGGTATCCGGCCGCCACATTCTCAAAATCAATGAAACAAATACGGAAACGGGCCGATGA
- a CDS encoding helix-turn-helix domain-containing protein produces MPYKSSGIIISGTQYDRRQKLTPFQKAEIFHRYMTEAVSQRQLAREYGVSRRLITFIVNPESEERNKELLRENKAKGLYKYDRKKHTENIRNHRRYKQRLFQEGKIILKDG; encoded by the coding sequence ATGCCATACAAAAGCTCGGGAATAATCATCAGCGGGACACAATATGACCGCAGGCAGAAGCTCACTCCTTTTCAGAAGGCTGAAATTTTCCACCGTTACATGACAGAAGCTGTCAGCCAGCGCCAGCTTGCCCGGGAATACGGTGTCAGCCGCAGGCTGATAACCTTCATTGTGAACCCAGAAAGCGAAGAGCGGAACAAGGAACTGCTGAGAGAGAACAAGGCAAAAGGCTTGTATAAATATGACCGGAAGAAACATACCGAAAATATACGCAACCACCGTCGTTACAAACAGAGATTATTTCAAGAAGGTAAAATCATACTAAAAGATGGATAG
- a CDS encoding radical SAM protein produces MRELYIKNLCIEITRRCNMRCTHCMRGDAESVDIPLKHISNLLRHVRHIHHFNITGGEPSLNVRAIRHILERVRAYGITVNDFYIVTNGSATSRSEEFIEACAALYEYQEEKEQDSGHMLEMSDDRFHDPAEHAATLAALSPYPFFGVRGQAERIFLFREGRSTEGFPNPVHGIYLTEENYVYGDLCLNAEGMVLSNGDLSYARQREHALCPCGKLMQYLRMTLKKRQKERLYE; encoded by the coding sequence ATGAGAGAACTATATATCAAGAATCTCTGCATCGAGATTACCCGACGTTGCAACATGCGCTGTACCCATTGCATGCGGGGAGATGCCGAATCCGTGGATATCCCTTTGAAACATATAAGCAACCTGCTGCGGCATGTCAGGCATATTCACCATTTCAACATCACGGGCGGCGAGCCGTCGCTTAACGTCCGGGCCATCCGCCATATCCTCGAACGGGTACGCGCCTACGGTATTACTGTCAATGACTTTTATATCGTAACCAACGGCTCTGCCACATCCCGTTCGGAGGAATTCATAGAAGCCTGCGCCGCACTGTACGAGTACCAGGAGGAAAAGGAACAGGACTCCGGCCACATGCTCGAAATGAGCGACGACCGCTTCCATGATCCGGCAGAGCATGCCGCCACGCTCGCGGCACTTTCCCCGTATCCCTTTTTCGGAGTCCGGGGACAGGCCGAGCGTATCTTCCTTTTCCGGGAAGGCCGCAGCACGGAGGGGTTTCCGAACCCTGTTCATGGGATTTATCTTACGGAGGAGAACTACGTTTACGGCGACCTCTGTCTCAATGCTGAAGGCATGGTTCTCTCCAACGGGGACCTGAGTTATGCCCGCCAACGGGAACATGCCCTGTGTCCCTGCGGGAAACTGATGCAATATCTCCGGATGACCTTGAAAAAGCGTCAAAAAGAAAGATTGTACGAATAA
- a CDS encoding LPD28 domain-containing protein has translation MITKENIGNETFESMTINDTPALFTDMRIDRNAVPEGLYAYDIRESDDGDRLATIEPTVMVNHGGTILTRKEFITEKDGYVQIDEYGFEDSMTLEEWLEENN, from the coding sequence ATGATTACAAAAGAAAACATTGGCAACGAGACCTTTGAGTCTATGACCATCAATGACACGCCTGCATTGTTTACGGATATGCGGATTGACCGGAATGCCGTTCCGGAGGGACTGTACGCATACGATATCCGGGAGTCGGATGACGGGGACCGTCTGGCGACCATCGAACCGACGGTGATGGTAAATCATGGCGGAACCATCCTGACCAGGAAAGAGTTTATCACGGAAAAGGACGGCTATGTACAGATTGACGAATACGGTTTCGAGGACTCCATGACACTGGAAGAGTGGCTTGAGGAAAACAATTAA
- a CDS encoding DUF932 domain-containing protein, with product MATALATTAAPVQFDFQNNNVEVMTLDTLRRTHKENDIYGNPLKGIYHYEVIERMADICQKHNLNYEVEEIFAAQNKNKAQPGVVVLPQVEQKYGAMAVEAHILRRVYTTIRIKEWETDELTTTLVIAFHQDGIQAAIGPCVRVCHNQCILSPERSVSNYGKDKVTTEELFGRVDEWLSNFEVQMNEDRERIRRLKAKVITPVEMYAYIGLLTALRVSHDSSDKRLSSKVETYPLNQSQISIFTEDLLKLTEEKKTLTAWDIYNVATEIYKPGRTDIPAMIPQNGALAELMLSEGLPES from the coding sequence ATGGCAACAGCATTAGCAACAACGGCCGCCCCCGTGCAGTTCGATTTCCAGAACAACAACGTCGAGGTGATGACGCTCGACACGCTCCGGCGCACACACAAGGAAAATGACATCTATGGCAACCCGCTCAAGGGAATCTACCATTACGAGGTGATAGAGCGCATGGCGGACATCTGCCAGAAACACAACCTGAATTACGAGGTGGAGGAAATCTTCGCCGCCCAGAACAAGAACAAGGCACAGCCCGGCGTGGTCGTCCTGCCCCAGGTGGAACAAAAGTACGGGGCGATGGCCGTCGAGGCGCATATCCTGCGCCGCGTTTATACGACCATCCGCATTAAGGAATGGGAAACGGACGAGCTGACCACGACGCTTGTCATCGCCTTCCATCAGGACGGCATCCAGGCGGCCATCGGCCCGTGCGTCAGGGTGTGCCACAACCAGTGCATCCTCTCCCCCGAACGCAGTGTGTCGAACTACGGGAAAGACAAAGTCACCACCGAAGAGCTTTTCGGTCGTGTAGACGAGTGGCTCTCGAACTTCGAGGTACAGATGAACGAGGACAGGGAACGCATCCGCCGCCTGAAAGCGAAAGTAATTACCCCGGTGGAGATGTACGCCTACATCGGATTGCTGACAGCATTGCGCGTATCGCATGACAGTTCCGACAAGCGTCTTTCGTCCAAGGTGGAGACCTATCCCCTGAACCAGTCCCAGATTTCCATCTTCACCGAGGACCTGCTCAAACTCACCGAAGAGAAGAAGACGCTCACGGCGTGGGATATCTATAACGTGGCAACCGAAATCTACAAGCCCGGACGTACGGACATTCCGGCCATGATTCCCCAGAACGGGGCGCTGGCCGAGCTGATGCTCTCGGAAGGGTTGCCGGAATCTTAA
- a CDS encoding tyrosine-type recombinase/integrase, which yields MTRIKGQLTTADYLPIAEYNRLVRGLEKDGEYLWETYCWLSFCTACRASDVRTLRWKDILGKSTMTRIEQKTKKNRLIKFNRDVQEKNRFLYEMLGQPAPEQYIFLSPRTGKPYSLEYINRLLKVFKVRYRLPIRAFSTHTFRKTFGRYVYELMGRSAEGLILLNQIFRHSNLETTRRYIGLAQEDIDKVFDSIRL from the coding sequence GTGACAAGAATCAAGGGACAACTGACGACAGCCGACTACCTGCCCATAGCGGAATATAACAGGCTGGTCCGCGGGCTTGAGAAGGACGGCGAGTACCTGTGGGAGACCTACTGCTGGCTGTCGTTCTGCACGGCATGCAGGGCCTCCGACGTGAGGACCCTGCGCTGGAAAGACATCTTAGGAAAAAGCACCATGACCCGCATCGAGCAGAAAACAAAGAAAAACCGCCTGATCAAGTTCAACAGGGACGTGCAGGAGAAGAACCGTTTCCTGTACGAGATGCTCGGACAACCCGCCCCCGAACAGTACATCTTTCTCAGCCCGCGTACCGGGAAACCTTACTCGCTGGAATACATCAACAGGCTGCTCAAGGTATTCAAGGTAAGGTACAGGCTGCCGATCAGGGCATTCTCCACACATACCTTCCGCAAGACTTTCGGGCGCTATGTCTACGAGCTGATGGGACGCTCGGCCGAGGGCCTGATCCTGCTCAACCAGATATTCCGCCATTCCAACCTGGAAACCACCCGGCGCTACATCGGGCTGGCGCAGGAGGACATCGACAAAGTGTTCGATTCCATACGTCTATGA
- a CDS encoding MutS N-terminal domain-containing protein gives MMNDYKIKNILESLKEEVENGKVSLREAAVELHKAGWTNFIDIDATRNLLKTRNVTGNGNVPGVSDMMGKYREMKAAHPDALYIFRNGESCELYEDDAIAASGILGIATAERVDGQGKGVKELRFSFRDLDVYLPKLIRAGNRVAVCEPNQTGSGKRV, from the coding sequence ATGATGAATGATTATAAAATCAAGAACATTCTCGAATCCCTGAAAGAGGAGGTCGAGAACGGGAAGGTATCCCTGCGGGAAGCTGCTGTCGAACTTCATAAAGCCGGCTGGACGAATTTCATCGACATCGACGCCACGAGGAACCTACTGAAGACCCGGAATGTAACGGGGAACGGAAATGTCCCGGGAGTTTCCGACATGATGGGAAAATACCGCGAGATGAAAGCGGCGCACCCGGATGCCCTGTACATTTTCCGAAACGGGGAATCTTGTGAATTGTATGAGGATGATGCCATCGCCGCTTCCGGCATTTTGGGCATTGCCACCGCCGAACGCGTCGACGGGCAAGGGAAAGGCGTCAAGGAACTGCGGTTTTCTTTTCGTGACCTGGACGTGTATCTCCCCAAACTGATACGCGCCGGAAACCGGGTGGCTGTCTGCGAACCGAATCAAACCGGTTCGGGCAAACGAGTTTGA
- a CDS encoding ribonuclease H family protein translates to MKEKPVVGIATDGAHSAKERLTRFRAVDLSSGKELFSKAIGNWTNNIGEFLGIVEAVRYVMEHPESPRTIYSDSITAITWYCNKQTASSRRCPALQKAEIFLKVMEARIKDIEVLHWDNRLWGEIPADFGNK, encoded by the coding sequence ATGAAAGAAAAACCGGTCGTGGGTATTGCGACCGACGGTGCCCATTCTGCAAAAGAGAGGTTGACACGCTTCCGGGCTGTCGACCTCTCTTCAGGAAAAGAACTCTTTTCCAAAGCTATCGGTAACTGGACGAACAATATCGGGGAGTTTCTCGGCATTGTCGAGGCGGTCAGATATGTCATGGAACATCCGGAAAGTCCGCGAACAATCTACTCGGACAGCATTACAGCCATCACGTGGTATTGTAACAAACAGACAGCCTCTTCACGCAGATGCCCGGCATTGCAGAAAGCGGAGATATTCCTCAAAGTGATGGAGGCAAGAATCAAGGACATCGAAGTGCTGCACTGGGACAACCGCCTGTGGGGTGAGATTCCTGCCGACTTCGGAAACAAATAA
- a CDS encoding DpnD/PcfM family protein produces MKKYRIAIEETLRKVVEIEAETPGLAVCRAEDEYNEEKHVLSADNFAGADIALSTDDITVMETLEDVGFIGYVQRRFEECRESISVEDKVRLAFGSFDNALYEFGEYRKEAARNRPQVYLLYRSDAWHNRSSMELIAPFSSLENMMEYLRRKKKEFRLTESDLEEFKNNRQTKGRGENYLYESDYLDVLPEQEPELPPKDDAFYDKVFTCGQSELSRRELESLPEPFDTYHVTDEEMEQIVYETEMETRDRLRLGKRKPIDFDNDRHSEIWWEEMEKAVVRHGVPYYEAE; encoded by the coding sequence ATGAAAAAATACCGGATAGCTATCGAAGAGACGCTCCGTAAGGTCGTGGAGATCGAGGCGGAAACGCCCGGTCTGGCCGTCTGCAGGGCGGAAGACGAATACAATGAAGAGAAACACGTGCTGTCAGCCGACAATTTCGCAGGAGCTGACATCGCGCTCTCGACTGATGACATCACGGTCATGGAGACTCTGGAAGACGTGGGTTTCATCGGATACGTGCAACGCCGTTTTGAGGAATGCCGGGAGTCCATATCCGTCGAAGACAAAGTCCGGCTGGCATTCGGAAGTTTCGACAACGCCCTGTATGAGTTCGGCGAATACCGTAAGGAGGCGGCCCGGAACCGCCCGCAGGTCTACCTGCTGTACCGGAGCGATGCCTGGCACAACCGTTCTTCCATGGAGCTCATAGCCCCGTTCTCCTCCCTCGAAAACATGATGGAGTACCTGCGGCGTAAGAAGAAGGAATTCCGCCTGACGGAAAGTGATCTGGAAGAGTTCAAGAACAACCGGCAGACGAAGGGGCGCGGCGAAAACTACCTGTACGAGTCGGATTATCTGGATGTGCTGCCGGAACAGGAACCCGAACTGCCGCCGAAAGATGACGCTTTCTATGACAAGGTTTTCACCTGCGGGCAATCCGAGCTGTCACGCAGGGAGTTGGAATCTCTGCCGGAGCCGTTCGATACCTACCATGTTACGGACGAAGAAATGGAACAGATTGTGTACGAAACGGAAATGGAGACACGGGACCGGCTGCGGCTCGGTAAAAGAAAGCCCATAGATTTTGACAATGACCGCCATAGTGAAATCTGGTGGGAAGAAATGGAAAAAGCAGTGGTAAGGCACGGCGTACCGTACTACGAGGCCGAATAA